Proteins from a single region of Octadecabacter arcticus 238:
- the tnpB gene encoding IS66 family insertion sequence element accessory protein TnpB (TnpB, as the term is used for proteins encoded by IS66 family insertion elements, is considered an accessory protein, since TnpC, encoded by a neighboring gene, is a DDE family transposase.), with product MIPFLADAKIWLAAGVTDMRRGFNGLAAQTEQVLAGDPYSGHLFLFRGRRGDQIKVIWWDGQGACLFTKRLERGRFVWPAAKDGKISLSRAQLAMLMEGIDWRMPQKTWRPAMVG from the coding sequence ATGATCCCTTTTCTGGCGGATGCAAAGATCTGGCTTGCGGCCGGGGTGACGGATATGCGGCGCGGTTTTAACGGGCTAGCGGCCCAGACAGAGCAGGTTCTGGCGGGAGATCCATACTCCGGTCATCTGTTTTTGTTCCGTGGTCGGCGCGGCGATCAGATCAAAGTCATTTGGTGGGACGGACAAGGGGCCTGTCTGTTTACTAAGCGCCTTGAGCGCGGACGCTTTGTGTGGCCCGCCGCTAAGGATGGAAAGATCAGCTTAAGCCGGGCGCAGCTTGCGATGCTGATGGAAGGCATAGACTGGCGCATGCCACAAAAGACGTGGCGGCCCGCCATGGTCGGGTGA
- a CDS encoding transposase has translation MGDGQRGRGSKYADDFKGLLVAESRADGVTVPMVSVRHGVPTSRIYSWRSDPQFQSSVPEAAAFTPIEISTGDELEPSQNDIPSSARIEITLENGRKLSLIGGVDAGFVLELARGLAA, from the coding sequence ATGGGTGACGGGCAGCGAGGACGTGGTTCCAAATACGCTGATGATTTCAAGGGTCTACTGGTGGCGGAAAGCCGGGCCGATGGCGTAACGGTGCCGATGGTATCAGTACGACACGGGGTTCCGACGAGCCGGATTTATTCCTGGCGGAGCGATCCGCAGTTTCAATCTAGTGTGCCTGAGGCCGCCGCGTTTACACCTATTGAGATTTCCACTGGGGATGAGCTTGAGCCATCTCAGAACGACATTCCGTCATCCGCTCGCATAGAGATCACACTCGAGAACGGGCGCAAGTTGAGCCTCATCGGCGGGGTTGATGCCGGTTTTGTGTTGGAATTGGCGCGAGGGCTTGCGGCATGA